A single region of the Pseudomonas solani genome encodes:
- a CDS encoding GIY-YIG nuclease family protein, protein MSEVPPPRPWFVYLVRAANGALYCGISDDPQRRFAQHQSGKGARFFHSSPAQALVYIEECPGKGDALRRERAIKNLRKAAKEALAKAYIAAPSAPADRP, encoded by the coding sequence ATGAGCGAGGTTCCACCACCACGGCCCTGGTTCGTCTACCTGGTGCGGGCCGCCAACGGCGCGCTCTACTGCGGCATCAGCGACGACCCGCAACGCCGCTTCGCCCAGCACCAGAGCGGCAAGGGCGCGCGCTTCTTCCATTCCAGCCCGGCCCAGGCGCTGGTCTATATCGAAGAGTGCCCGGGCAAGGGCGACGCCCTGCGCCGCGAGCGCGCCATCAAGAACCTGCGCAAGGCCGCCAAGGAAGCGCTGGCCAAGGCGTACATCGCTGCACCATCAGCGCCAGCGGATAGGCCCTGA
- a CDS encoding nuclear transport factor 2 family protein gives MSHPNAALIERFYRAFQVLDAETMAGCYAADVRFADPVFTDLRGTEAADMWRMLASRAQAFSLTFDGVEADEHEGRARWVATYLFSQTGRTVVNRIEARFRFENGLIVEHRDSFDLWRWARQALGAKGLLLGWLPPVQNAIRQQAARGLAAFRAQR, from the coding sequence ATGAGCCATCCCAACGCTGCCCTCATCGAACGCTTCTATCGCGCCTTCCAGGTTCTGGACGCCGAGACCATGGCCGGCTGCTACGCCGCCGACGTGCGCTTCGCCGACCCGGTGTTCACCGACCTGCGCGGTACCGAGGCGGCGGACATGTGGCGCATGCTGGCCAGCCGTGCCCAGGCCTTTTCCCTGACCTTCGACGGCGTCGAGGCCGATGAGCATGAAGGCCGCGCGCGCTGGGTCGCCACCTACCTGTTCAGCCAGACCGGGCGCACCGTGGTCAACCGCATCGAGGCGCGCTTCCGCTTCGAGAACGGCCTGATCGTCGAGCACCGCGACAGCTTCGACCTGTGGCGCTGGGCCCGCCAGGCGCTGGGCGCCAAGGGCCTGCTGCTGGGCTGGCTGCCGCCGGTGCAGAACGCCATCCGCCAGCAGGCGGCCCGGGGCCTGGCGGCGTTCCGCGCCCAACGCTGA
- a CDS encoding glutathione S-transferase family protein has product MIRLFQFPAGFDVPNASPFCLKLETFLRLARVQYQAQTLMDPRRGPKGKLPYIDFDGELIADTAIIQRVLTERLQLSLDDHLDEAGRGRALAVTRVCDEHLYWLLVYFRWLEEEGWQQTRQAFFGNLGPVAQRLIPALVRRKVRRDLLAQGLGRHDREDLLVFAREDLQGLTDLLGTNAFFGGERPCSADASAYGLLANLVQCTLETPLNRLAREYPHLVDYCQRMREVAWA; this is encoded by the coding sequence ATGATCAGGCTGTTCCAGTTTCCCGCCGGGTTCGATGTGCCCAACGCCAGCCCCTTCTGCCTCAAGCTGGAGACCTTCCTGCGCCTGGCGCGCGTGCAGTACCAGGCGCAAACCCTGATGGACCCTCGGCGCGGCCCCAAGGGCAAGCTGCCCTACATCGACTTCGACGGCGAGCTGATCGCCGATACCGCGATCATCCAGCGGGTGCTCACCGAGCGCCTACAACTCTCCCTGGACGACCACCTCGACGAGGCCGGCCGTGGACGCGCCCTGGCCGTCACCCGCGTCTGCGACGAGCACCTCTATTGGCTGCTGGTGTACTTCCGCTGGCTGGAGGAGGAGGGCTGGCAGCAGACCCGCCAGGCCTTCTTCGGCAACCTCGGGCCCGTGGCCCAGCGCCTGATCCCGGCGCTGGTGCGACGCAAGGTCCGCCGTGACCTGCTGGCCCAGGGCCTTGGCCGTCACGATCGCGAAGACCTGCTGGTGTTCGCCCGCGAGGACTTGCAAGGCCTCACCGACCTGCTCGGCACGAATGCCTTCTTCGGCGGCGAGCGCCCCTGCAGCGCCGATGCCTCCGCCTACGGGCTGCTGGCCAATCTGGTGCAGTGCACCCTGGAAACCCCGCTCAACCGCCTCGCCCGCGAGTACCCGCACCTGGTTGATTATTGCCAGCGCATGCGCGAGGTGGCCTGGGCATGA